In one window of Cupriavidus necator N-1 DNA:
- a CDS encoding dienelactone hydrolase family protein, translated as MGEYTSIDVPDGNFRAYLARPTSAASGKAIVVIQEIFGINDDMRAICDHFAQHGFTAICPDLYWRQEPNVELTDKSDAEWQKALALYQAFDVDAGVGDLDATIQFTRRLDGVTGGVGTVGYCLGGLLAFLTAVRTNAEAAVSYYGVGIDKHLGEAATFTTPLLMHIAEEDEFVPPEARGRIVAVLSDKPNVEIHTYPGCMHAFARNQGVHYVADAAKRANAQTLSFFQAMP; from the coding sequence ATGGGCGAGTACACATCGATCGACGTTCCGGACGGCAACTTCCGGGCCTACCTTGCCAGGCCGACATCAGCGGCAAGTGGCAAGGCCATTGTGGTGATCCAGGAGATCTTCGGCATCAACGACGACATGCGCGCCATTTGCGATCATTTCGCGCAACACGGTTTCACCGCCATCTGCCCGGATCTCTACTGGCGCCAGGAGCCGAACGTCGAACTCACCGACAAGAGCGATGCGGAATGGCAGAAGGCCCTGGCGCTCTACCAGGCCTTCGATGTCGATGCGGGCGTGGGCGACCTGGATGCGACCATCCAGTTCACGCGGCGGCTGGACGGCGTTACCGGCGGCGTGGGCACGGTCGGCTACTGCCTTGGCGGACTGCTGGCATTCCTGACCGCAGTCCGCACCAACGCCGAAGCGGCTGTCTCCTACTACGGCGTCGGCATCGACAAGCATCTCGGCGAGGCCGCGACGTTCACCACGCCGCTGCTGATGCATATCGCCGAGGAAGATGAATTCGTGCCGCCGGAAGCGCGGGGGCGGATCGTCGCGGTGCTGTCGGACAAGCCCAATGTCGAAATACACACGTATCCCGGCTGCATGCACGCCTTCGCGCGAAACCAGGGCGTCCACTATGTCGCCGACGCCGCCAAACGGGCCAATGCCCAGACGCTTTCGTTCTTCCAGGCAATGCCATAG
- a CDS encoding haloacid dehalogenase type II → MNKIRAVVFDAYGTLFDVYSVTARAEQLFPGRGEALALLWRDRQIDYTRIRTMAAPDGSRYKPFWAITVDALRYAAERLSLTLDEAAEAQLLKEYACLSAFPENLGALKRLRRARLPLGILSNGNAEMLDISVKSSGMHGLFDHVLSVDAVRQYKTAPATYALGPQAFSLPAEEMLFVSSNGWDACGATWFGYTTFWINRAGHPAERLDVAPSGTGHDMNDLLEFVRARGVAV, encoded by the coding sequence ATGAACAAGATCCGCGCAGTCGTCTTCGATGCCTATGGCACGCTGTTCGACGTGTATTCCGTCACCGCGCGCGCGGAACAACTGTTCCCGGGCCGCGGCGAGGCGCTGGCGCTGCTGTGGCGGGACCGGCAGATCGACTACACGCGCATCCGCACCATGGCCGCCCCCGATGGCTCGCGCTACAAGCCGTTCTGGGCGATCACCGTGGACGCGCTGCGCTACGCAGCCGAGCGCCTGAGCCTGACGCTGGACGAAGCCGCCGAAGCGCAGCTGCTCAAGGAATATGCGTGCCTGTCCGCGTTCCCGGAGAACCTGGGAGCGCTCAAGCGCCTGCGCCGCGCCAGGCTGCCGCTGGGCATCCTGTCCAACGGCAATGCCGAGATGCTGGACATCTCGGTCAAGAGCTCCGGCATGCATGGCCTGTTCGACCACGTGCTGTCGGTGGACGCCGTGCGCCAGTACAAGACCGCGCCGGCCACCTACGCGCTGGGGCCGCAAGCCTTCAGCCTGCCCGCGGAAGAGATGCTCTTTGTCTCATCCAACGGCTGGGACGCCTGCGGCGCCACCTGGTTCGGCTACACCACGTTCTGGATCAACCGTGCCGGCCATCCGGCGGAGCGGCTCGACGTAGCCCCCTCCGGCACCGGGCACGACATGAACGACCTGCTGGAATTCGTCCGCGCCCGTGGCGTGGCGGTGTAG
- a CDS encoding Bug family tripartite tricarboxylate transporter substrate binding protein, which yields MLVAPLRRRLGVALLISLSGVPLAAIASDADPYPQRPVRIVVPFGAGGTTDIAARALASKLQARLGQPVIVENRAGAVTAIGSEFVAKAARDGLTLLYSGSTTFSVLPALRQDLPLNPDTTWTPIGIVAQTAVVVSTRAAGKIHSFADIARQANAGGAGVTYGTFGPGTAPHLVGAMIARSIKADMTAVPYKGSAQVLADVIGGQIDLSIDPVAVVQGNINAGKLRPLAISSATRSPLLPNVPTFAEVGVASGGASFWYGLVAPKGTPAPIVDRLQAELRAIVQDAEYREVLAKQGLETLSGGAEEFRRRTRAEITQFRQLARDANIRME from the coding sequence ATGCTTGTTGCCCCCCTGCGTCGACGCCTTGGCGTTGCGCTTCTAATCTCTCTGTCAGGTGTCCCGCTTGCCGCCATCGCCTCTGATGCCGACCCTTATCCCCAGCGTCCGGTCAGGATCGTCGTACCGTTCGGTGCGGGCGGTACGACCGACATCGCGGCGCGAGCGCTGGCCTCCAAGCTCCAGGCTCGCCTGGGCCAACCCGTGATCGTCGAAAACCGTGCCGGTGCGGTGACGGCGATTGGCAGCGAATTCGTCGCCAAGGCTGCGCGGGATGGGCTGACGTTGCTGTATTCGGGTTCGACCACTTTCTCCGTGCTGCCGGCGCTGCGGCAGGACCTGCCGCTGAATCCCGACACGACCTGGACGCCGATCGGCATAGTGGCGCAGACCGCCGTGGTGGTATCGACGCGCGCCGCTGGCAAGATCCATAGCTTCGCCGATATCGCCAGGCAGGCCAATGCCGGAGGCGCTGGCGTGACCTACGGCACCTTCGGTCCCGGCACCGCACCCCACCTGGTGGGCGCGATGATCGCCCGCAGCATCAAGGCGGACATGACGGCGGTGCCGTACAAGGGCAGCGCGCAGGTCTTAGCCGATGTCATCGGCGGGCAGATCGACCTGAGTATCGATCCGGTGGCGGTCGTGCAGGGGAATATCAATGCCGGCAAGCTGCGTCCGCTGGCGATTAGTTCGGCCACGCGTTCACCATTGCTACCCAACGTGCCGACATTCGCCGAGGTGGGCGTCGCCAGTGGCGGAGCCTCGTTCTGGTATGGGCTGGTCGCGCCCAAGGGCACCCCGGCGCCGATCGTAGACCGGCTGCAGGCGGAGTTGCGTGCGATCGTGCAGGACGCAGAGTATCGCGAAGTCCTGGCCAAGCAGGGCCTGGAAACGCTGTCTGGCGGCGCGGAGGAGTTCCGGCGCAGGACGCGCGCAGAGATCACGCAGTTCCGCCAGTTGGCGCGGGATGCAAACATCCGCATGGAGTGA
- a CDS encoding AraC family transcriptional regulator translates to MTKASYAEFDEFEASLYGVNGRYMLRSAQRRDWRLRVLELNGVALMAGQEGAATIYSGAGMPGCFNLFLPLSGHECTVVDGRRFDRHAIGWMAPDRMFHIDASRPASWMTISMSCELVCRWMAAHADSADLSCLARNLVLTGGPSLGALLALTRRLLFIDDCQSTQLHHPAGEQTARSELLRHAFNTLLLLAARSTDTARHQNHRRILSQAMDFLAAARHTPILLEDLCAATSASERTIRNVFNRYVGISPHRYLVLHRLHHARQALLHAKAGETVTSICMRFGVWDIGRFAMQYRRLFGVLPSQTLRASHLGMQAPH, encoded by the coding sequence ATGACCAAGGCCAGCTATGCGGAGTTCGATGAATTCGAAGCGTCACTGTATGGCGTAAACGGCCGGTACATGCTGCGCTCGGCGCAGCGACGGGACTGGCGCCTGCGTGTGCTCGAACTGAATGGCGTTGCCTTGATGGCCGGACAGGAAGGCGCCGCGACGATCTACAGTGGCGCAGGCATGCCGGGATGCTTCAACCTGTTCCTGCCGCTGAGCGGACATGAATGCACGGTGGTTGACGGGCGCCGGTTCGACCGCCACGCAATCGGCTGGATGGCGCCGGACCGCATGTTCCATATAGATGCCAGCCGCCCGGCAAGCTGGATGACAATCTCCATGTCATGCGAGCTCGTCTGCCGGTGGATGGCGGCACATGCCGACAGTGCCGACTTGTCATGTCTCGCCCGCAATCTTGTCTTGACCGGCGGTCCAAGCCTGGGCGCCTTGCTTGCGCTGACCCGGCGCCTGCTCTTCATCGATGATTGCCAGTCTACCCAGCTGCATCACCCGGCTGGCGAGCAAACCGCGCGCAGCGAACTCCTCCGGCACGCGTTCAACACCCTGCTGCTGCTGGCAGCGCGCAGTACCGACACTGCCAGGCACCAGAATCACCGTCGCATCCTGAGCCAGGCCATGGATTTCCTGGCAGCGGCGCGGCACACGCCCATCCTGCTTGAAGACCTATGCGCGGCCACCAGTGCCTCGGAACGTACCATTCGCAACGTGTTCAACCGGTACGTCGGCATCAGCCCCCACCGGTATCTGGTGCTCCACCGCTTGCACCACGCGCGCCAGGCGCTGTTGCATGCCAAAGCAGGCGAGACGGTCACGAGCATCTGCATGCGCTTCGGGGTCTGGGACATCGGCCGGTTCGCCATGCAGTACCGCCGGCTGTTCGGCGTACTGCCCAGCCAGACGCTGCGCGCGTCGCATCTCGGCATGCAGGCGCCGCACTAG
- a CDS encoding universal stress protein, whose product MFQHILLPTDGSELSKKAINGGLELAKAIGARITAYVCLEEYPYTPFSEIVVEAPQSFKDRIENQAKLYLKEVENLATAAGVTFDADMSTFAVPYLGIIDAAERHGCDVIFMASHGRRGLSGLLLGSETQKVLTHTDIPVIVYR is encoded by the coding sequence ATGTTCCAACATATCCTGCTACCCACCGACGGCTCGGAACTCTCCAAGAAAGCCATCAACGGCGGACTGGAGCTCGCCAAGGCCATCGGCGCGCGCATCACAGCCTATGTCTGCCTGGAGGAGTACCCCTACACGCCGTTCAGCGAAATCGTGGTCGAGGCCCCGCAGTCCTTCAAGGACCGCATCGAGAACCAGGCCAAGCTATACCTGAAAGAGGTCGAGAACCTGGCCACGGCGGCGGGCGTGACCTTCGATGCCGATATGTCGACCTTTGCCGTGCCCTACCTGGGCATCATCGACGCTGCCGAGCGCCATGGCTGCGATGTGATCTTCATGGCGTCGCACGGCCGGCGCGGCTTGTCCGGCCTGTTGCTGGGCAGCGAGACGCAGAAGGTGCTGACGCATACCGACATCCCCGTGATCGTCTACCGCTGA
- a CDS encoding LysR family transcriptional regulator produces MDHFKQLETFVSVASRGSLSAAAAAEGVAPAIIGRRIDALEERLGVKLLVRTTRKISLTFEGSAFLEDCQRILNDLHNAEASVSAGGVKASGHLRVTAPAGYGRKHVAPLVPLFIESHPDVSITLDLSDRVVDLVNEGFDCAIRLGDLPDSSLVSIRLAETRRVVVASPEYLARAGRPGAPEDLQRHNCLAFGASANVQRGWVFQEEGRAVTVKVGGTMECSDGAVLHEWCLQGNGLAWRSWWEVGSEIASGRLVTVLDEFQAPPIGIHAVFPQRKHLPLRVRLFIDHLKNTYGNPSYWRRAEQAAAMPVAEVLAD; encoded by the coding sequence GTGGACCATTTCAAACAACTGGAGACCTTTGTATCCGTCGCGTCGCGCGGCAGCCTTTCCGCAGCGGCGGCGGCCGAAGGCGTGGCGCCGGCCATCATCGGGCGGCGCATCGACGCGCTGGAGGAGCGCCTGGGCGTCAAACTGCTGGTACGGACCACGCGCAAGATCAGCCTGACCTTTGAAGGCTCTGCCTTCCTGGAAGACTGCCAGCGCATCCTGAACGACCTGCACAACGCCGAGGCCAGCGTCTCTGCCGGCGGGGTCAAGGCCAGCGGGCACCTGCGCGTGACCGCCCCGGCGGGCTATGGCCGCAAGCACGTGGCGCCGCTGGTGCCGCTGTTTATTGAGTCGCACCCGGACGTTTCGATCACGCTGGACCTGTCTGACCGCGTGGTCGACCTGGTCAATGAAGGCTTCGACTGCGCCATCCGCCTGGGCGACCTGCCCGACTCCAGCCTGGTATCGATCCGGCTGGCGGAAACGCGCCGCGTGGTGGTGGCCTCGCCCGAGTACCTGGCGCGCGCCGGGCGTCCCGGCGCGCCGGAAGACCTGCAGCGCCACAACTGCCTTGCCTTTGGCGCCAGCGCCAATGTGCAGCGTGGCTGGGTGTTCCAGGAGGAAGGCCGCGCGGTCACGGTCAAGGTGGGCGGCACCATGGAATGCAGCGACGGCGCGGTGCTGCATGAGTGGTGCCTGCAAGGCAACGGGCTGGCGTGGCGCTCCTGGTGGGAGGTGGGCAGCGAGATCGCCAGCGGGCGGCTGGTGACGGTACTGGATGAGTTCCAGGCGCCGCCGATCGGCATCCACGCGGTGTTTCCGCAGCGCAAGCACCTGCCGCTGCGGGTGCGGCTGTTTATCGATCACCTGAAGAACACCTACGGCAACCCGTCCTACTGGCGCCGTGCCGAACAGGCCGCGGCCATGCCGGTTGCGGAGGTCCTGGCGGACTGA
- a CDS encoding isocitrate lyase → MAQYQDDIKAVAGLKENHGSAWNAINPEYAARMRAQNKFKTGLDIAKYTAKIMRADMAAYDADSSKYTQSLGCWHGFIGQQKMISIKKHFNSTERRYLYLSGWMVAALRSEFGPLPDQSMHEKTSVSALIRELYTFLRQADARELGGLFRELDAAQGPAKAAIQAKIDNHVTHVVPIIADIDAGFGNAEATYLLAKQFIEAGACCIQIENQVSDEKQCGHQDGKVTVPHEDFLAKIRAIRYAFLELGVDDGIIVARTDSLGAGLTKQIAVTNTPGDLGDQYNSFLDCEELSADALGNGDVIIKRDGKLLRPKRLPSNLFQFRAGTGEARCVLDCVTALQNGADLLWIETEKPHIAQIGGMVSEIRKVIPNAKLVYNNSPSFNWTLNFRQQAYDALKAAGKDVSAYDRAQLMSVEYDQTELAKLADEKIRTFQADASREAGIFHHLITLPTYHTAALSTDNLAKEYFGDQGMLGYVAGVQRKEIRQGIACVKHQNMSGSDIGDDHKEYFSGEAALKAAGKDNTMNQF, encoded by the coding sequence ATGGCCCAGTATCAAGACGACATCAAGGCAGTTGCTGGTTTGAAAGAGAACCACGGCAGCGCGTGGAATGCCATCAATCCCGAGTATGCCGCCCGCATGCGTGCCCAGAACAAGTTCAAAACGGGCCTGGACATCGCCAAATACACCGCCAAGATCATGCGCGCCGACATGGCCGCCTACGATGCCGACTCGTCGAAGTACACCCAGTCGCTGGGCTGCTGGCACGGCTTCATCGGCCAGCAGAAGATGATCTCCATCAAGAAGCACTTCAACAGCACCGAGCGCCGCTACCTTTACCTGTCCGGCTGGATGGTGGCTGCGCTGCGCTCCGAGTTCGGCCCGCTGCCGGACCAGTCGATGCACGAAAAAACCTCCGTCAGCGCGCTGATCCGCGAGCTGTACACCTTCCTGCGCCAGGCTGACGCCCGTGAACTGGGCGGCCTGTTCCGCGAGCTGGACGCTGCCCAAGGCCCTGCCAAGGCCGCCATCCAGGCGAAGATCGACAACCACGTCACCCACGTCGTGCCCATCATCGCGGACATCGACGCGGGTTTTGGCAACGCCGAAGCAACGTACCTGCTGGCCAAGCAGTTCATCGAAGCGGGCGCATGCTGCATTCAGATCGAAAACCAGGTGTCCGACGAGAAGCAGTGCGGCCACCAGGATGGCAAGGTCACCGTGCCGCATGAGGACTTCCTGGCCAAGATCCGCGCCATCCGCTACGCCTTCCTGGAACTGGGCGTGGACGACGGCATCATCGTGGCCCGTACCGACTCGCTGGGTGCCGGCCTGACCAAGCAGATCGCCGTGACCAACACGCCGGGCGACCTGGGCGACCAATACAATTCCTTCCTCGATTGCGAAGAATTGTCGGCCGACGCACTGGGTAATGGTGACGTCATCATCAAGCGCGACGGCAAGCTGCTGCGTCCCAAGCGCCTGCCTAGCAACCTGTTCCAGTTCCGCGCCGGCACGGGCGAAGCGCGCTGCGTACTGGATTGCGTCACCGCACTGCAAAACGGCGCTGACCTGCTCTGGATCGAAACCGAAAAACCGCATATCGCCCAGATCGGCGGCATGGTCAGCGAGATTCGCAAGGTCATCCCGAACGCCAAGCTGGTGTACAACAACAGCCCGTCATTCAACTGGACCCTGAACTTCCGCCAGCAGGCGTATGACGCGCTGAAAGCCGCGGGCAAGGATGTGTCGGCATATGACCGCGCCCAGCTGATGAGCGTTGAATACGACCAGACCGAACTGGCGAAGCTCGCCGACGAAAAGATCCGGACCTTCCAGGCCGACGCGTCGCGCGAAGCAGGAATCTTCCACCACCTGATTACGCTGCCGACCTACCACACCGCCGCACTGTCGACCGACAACCTGGCCAAGGAATACTTCGGCGACCAGGGCATGCTGGGTTATGTGGCTGGCGTGCAGCGCAAGGAAATCCGCCAGGGCATCGCCTGCGTGAAGCACCAGAACATGTCCGGCTCGGACATCGGCGACGACCACAAGGAGTATTTCAGCGGCGAAGCGGCCCTGAAAGCGGCGGGTAAAGACAACACCATGAACCAGTTCTGA
- the aceB gene encoding malate synthase A, whose product MAITLPAGMKITGEILPAYEDILTPEALALVDKLHRAFEPRRQELLAARVERAKRLDAGEIPDFLPETKSIREGDWKVAPIPQALECRRVEITGPVEAKMVINAFNSGADSYMTDFEDSNTPNWHNQLQGQVNLKAAVRRTLTLESKGKQYKLNDKIATLQVRPRGWHLDEKHVTIDGKRISGGIFDFALFLFHNAKEQIARGAGPFFYLPKMESHLEARLWNDIFVMAQNEISLPQGTIKATVLIETILAAFEMDEILYELREHSAGLNAGRWDYIFSCIKKFKNDKDFCLADRAKVTMTAPFMRAYALLLLKTCHHRGAPAMGGMSALIPIKNDPEKNAIAMEGIISDKRRDATDGYDGGWVAHPGLVEPAMKEFVAVLGDKPNQFGKQRPDVQVKGADLLDFKPETPITEHGLRMNINVGIHYLGAWLDGNGCVPIHNLMEDAATAEISRSQVWQWIRSPKGKLEDGTKVTAELVRKLIPEELAKVKALVGGDTKTYDRAAEIFEQMSTSEDFAEFLTLPLYEEV is encoded by the coding sequence ATGGCTATCACGCTGCCCGCGGGCATGAAGATTACCGGCGAGATCCTGCCGGCCTACGAAGATATCCTCACGCCGGAAGCCCTGGCCCTGGTAGACAAGCTGCACCGCGCCTTTGAGCCGCGCCGTCAGGAACTGCTGGCCGCGCGCGTGGAACGCGCCAAGCGCCTGGACGCCGGTGAGATCCCTGACTTCCTGCCGGAAACCAAGAGCATCCGTGAAGGCGACTGGAAAGTTGCCCCGATCCCCCAGGCCCTGGAATGCCGCCGCGTGGAAATCACCGGCCCGGTCGAGGCCAAGATGGTCATCAACGCCTTCAACTCGGGCGCTGACAGCTACATGACCGACTTCGAGGATTCCAACACCCCCAACTGGCACAACCAGCTGCAGGGCCAGGTCAACCTGAAGGCCGCCGTGCGCCGCACGTTGACCCTGGAATCCAAGGGCAAGCAATACAAGCTGAACGACAAGATAGCCACCCTGCAAGTGCGTCCGCGCGGCTGGCACCTGGACGAGAAGCACGTCACCATCGACGGCAAGCGCATTTCGGGCGGCATCTTCGACTTCGCGCTGTTCCTGTTCCACAACGCCAAGGAGCAGATCGCCCGCGGCGCCGGCCCGTTCTTCTACCTGCCCAAGATGGAAAGCCATCTGGAAGCGCGCCTGTGGAACGACATCTTCGTGATGGCGCAGAACGAAATCAGCCTACCGCAAGGCACCATCAAGGCCACCGTCCTGATCGAAACGATCCTGGCGGCGTTCGAGATGGACGAAATCCTGTATGAACTGCGCGAGCACAGCGCAGGCCTGAACGCCGGCCGCTGGGACTACATCTTCTCGTGCATCAAGAAGTTCAAGAACGACAAGGACTTCTGCCTGGCCGACCGCGCCAAGGTCACCATGACCGCGCCGTTCATGCGCGCCTACGCGCTGCTGCTGCTCAAGACCTGCCACCACCGTGGCGCTCCCGCCATGGGCGGCATGAGCGCGCTGATCCCGATCAAGAACGATCCGGAGAAGAACGCCATCGCCATGGAAGGCATCATCAGCGACAAGCGCCGCGACGCCACCGACGGCTACGACGGCGGCTGGGTGGCCCATCCGGGCCTAGTCGAGCCGGCCATGAAGGAATTCGTGGCAGTGCTGGGCGACAAGCCCAACCAGTTCGGCAAGCAACGCCCGGACGTGCAAGTGAAGGGCGCCGACCTGCTCGACTTCAAGCCAGAAACGCCGATCACCGAGCACGGCCTGCGCATGAACATCAACGTCGGCATCCACTACCTGGGCGCCTGGCTGGACGGTAACGGCTGCGTGCCAATCCACAACCTGATGGAAGATGCTGCTACCGCCGAGATCTCGCGCTCGCAGGTGTGGCAGTGGATCCGCTCGCCGAAGGGCAAGCTGGAAGACGGCACCAAGGTGACCGCTGAGCTGGTGCGCAAGCTGATTCCGGAAGAGCTGGCGAAGGTGAAGGCACTGGTGGGTGGCGATACCAAGACGTATGACCGGGCTGCCGAGATTTTTGAGCAGATGTCTACGTCGGAGGATTTTGCTGAGTTCCTGACGCTGCCGCTGTATGAGGAAGTTTGA
- a CDS encoding M20/M25/M40 family metallo-hydrolase, protein MPAQSTMRAAPDYATEDVRAVQAARASWREFLALLRLPNVTADAADVCKTADWLSQAFARRGFAVTSLSNGERPMLLAGRRCPDPAAPTILCYMHMDAQPVANQPWSQPSPWQPTLRPSWSMPDVAYIDPSDALVGDEIDRDARLVARAVADDKGPIMMLLAALDSLAEEARGTSVHLKVLLDSEEEIGAPNLGTVVSANREALKADAMLVLDGSMHASNRPTMILGNRGAFMTTLTVFGPRRDLHSGQFGNYAANPVFRLAMLLASMKDDDGRVRVDGFYDGIALTDDDRRQLESVPDDDGVLRARAGIAQPERVGGTYQEALQYPTLNVVGIAAAQVGAAARTIIPAQATATFDVRTVPETDPERLFGLLRAHVLAQGFHLIEGEPTEDDRRRYPKLARLVQPRFNGMAHAVRTPADEPVCRWVEGALVAAHGEAPVCIRMMGGSVPTGIAVRELGVPCVLLPLVNADNNQHSHDENLRLGNYIDGIRMLRRLLTHPF, encoded by the coding sequence ATGCCGGCTCAATCCACTATGCGCGCCGCGCCGGACTATGCGACTGAAGATGTGCGCGCCGTACAGGCCGCCCGCGCAAGCTGGCGCGAGTTTCTCGCGCTCCTGAGGCTGCCGAATGTGACAGCCGATGCCGCGGACGTATGCAAGACGGCCGACTGGCTGTCGCAGGCATTCGCGCGCCGCGGCTTCGCGGTGACGTCGCTATCAAACGGCGAACGTCCCATGCTGCTGGCCGGGCGCCGCTGCCCGGATCCGGCAGCGCCAACCATCCTCTGCTACATGCATATGGATGCGCAGCCCGTGGCCAACCAGCCATGGAGCCAGCCCAGCCCGTGGCAGCCAACGCTGCGCCCCTCTTGGTCGATGCCGGATGTCGCATACATCGATCCTTCCGATGCGCTTGTCGGCGACGAGATCGATCGCGATGCGCGGCTCGTGGCGCGCGCGGTGGCGGATGACAAAGGGCCCATCATGATGCTGCTGGCTGCGTTGGACAGCCTGGCCGAAGAGGCGCGCGGCACGTCGGTGCATCTCAAGGTGCTGCTCGACAGCGAAGAGGAGATCGGCGCGCCCAACCTCGGGACGGTGGTGTCGGCCAACCGCGAGGCCCTGAAGGCTGACGCGATGCTGGTGCTCGACGGCTCGATGCACGCCAGCAATCGCCCCACCATGATCCTCGGCAATCGCGGCGCGTTCATGACCACGCTGACCGTATTTGGCCCCCGCCGCGACCTGCATAGCGGCCAGTTCGGCAACTACGCGGCGAACCCTGTGTTCCGCCTGGCAATGTTGCTGGCGTCGATGAAAGACGACGATGGCAGGGTGCGGGTGGACGGGTTCTACGACGGCATTGCGTTGACCGACGACGACCGCCGCCAGCTCGAAAGCGTGCCGGACGACGACGGTGTCTTGCGCGCGCGTGCCGGCATTGCGCAGCCGGAGCGCGTGGGCGGGACATACCAAGAAGCGCTGCAGTACCCGACGCTCAACGTGGTGGGCATCGCTGCCGCTCAGGTCGGCGCAGCGGCGCGCACGATCATTCCCGCGCAAGCCACGGCAACATTCGATGTCCGCACCGTGCCGGAGACAGACCCGGAACGGCTGTTCGGGCTGCTGCGCGCGCACGTCCTGGCGCAGGGCTTCCACCTGATCGAGGGCGAGCCCACCGAGGATGATCGCCGACGGTACCCAAAACTGGCGCGCCTGGTGCAGCCACGCTTCAACGGTATGGCCCATGCGGTGCGTACCCCGGCCGACGAGCCCGTGTGCCGCTGGGTGGAAGGAGCACTGGTCGCGGCGCATGGCGAAGCGCCGGTGTGCATCCGCATGATGGGCGGCTCGGTTCCCACCGGCATTGCGGTGCGCGAACTCGGCGTCCCGTGCGTGCTGCTGCCGCTGGTCAACGCCGACAACAACCAGCACAGCCACGACGAGAACCTGCGTCTGGGCAACTACATCGACGGCATCCGCATGCTGCGCCGATTGCTGACCCATCCGTTCTAG
- a CDS encoding DUF1484 family protein, with protein MQDQTASKQDIILAAIPDCLYSLGRVSAGLGCVLSLLEVESERSEVCHGVHCLVAMLKAQLDQTAEELLRTSELGSDVAGG; from the coding sequence ATGCAAGACCAAACCGCTTCGAAACAAGACATCATCCTGGCCGCCATTCCAGACTGCCTGTACTCGCTTGGACGCGTCAGCGCCGGCCTGGGCTGCGTCCTGTCCCTGCTGGAAGTTGAAAGCGAACGGTCAGAGGTGTGCCACGGCGTGCATTGTCTGGTGGCGATGCTCAAAGCGCAGCTTGATCAGACTGCGGAGGAGCTTCTCCGGACGAGTGAGTTGGGTTCTGATGTTGCCGGTGGATGA
- a CDS encoding LysR family transcriptional regulator — protein MDISTRDLRAFLALIEARNFTRAASVLALSQPAFSALIAALENHVGAKLFDRSTRTITLTPEGKLFAEHAARLLAEINDAVGSVRDHASLKRGRTTVAVIPSLAGGWFPDILQSFARLHPNVSVVLRDEFSHEAIAAARDGDADFAIATPAEPMMPGMRLAHFHADRFSVICPKGHPLATRRTLKPRDLLPYPFIAAPRGSVAMARLVARIAPARLNVVHEVEHLHTMLGMVRAGVGISVAPNLALQALALRDQVAIPLDRSLTRDIYLVTREPPNFSAAAAALFDFIQDHPPDTAPRTRKC, from the coding sequence ATGGACATCTCCACGCGCGACCTACGCGCCTTCCTGGCCTTGATCGAAGCGCGCAACTTCACGCGCGCCGCCAGTGTGTTGGCGCTCTCGCAGCCGGCCTTCAGCGCCCTGATCGCGGCCCTGGAAAACCACGTAGGTGCGAAGCTGTTCGACCGCTCCACGCGTACCATCACGCTGACACCGGAAGGCAAGCTCTTTGCCGAACACGCGGCCCGGCTGCTGGCTGAGATCAACGATGCGGTCGGCAGCGTGCGCGACCATGCTTCGCTCAAGCGCGGCCGGACCACGGTTGCCGTGATACCGAGCCTTGCCGGCGGCTGGTTTCCGGACATCCTGCAGTCATTCGCGCGCCTGCACCCGAACGTCAGCGTGGTGCTGCGGGACGAGTTCTCGCACGAAGCGATCGCCGCCGCGCGCGATGGCGACGCGGACTTCGCCATCGCGACACCGGCAGAGCCCATGATGCCCGGCATGCGGCTCGCGCATTTCCACGCGGACCGTTTCTCGGTGATCTGCCCCAAGGGACATCCCCTCGCCACGCGCCGCACGCTCAAGCCAAGGGACCTGTTGCCCTATCCCTTCATTGCCGCACCGCGCGGCAGCGTCGCCATGGCGCGGCTTGTCGCCAGGATCGCGCCTGCGCGGCTGAATGTCGTGCACGAAGTCGAGCACCTGCACACGATGCTGGGCATGGTGCGTGCTGGCGTGGGCATCAGCGTCGCTCCCAACCTGGCGCTGCAGGCACTCGCGCTGCGTGATCAGGTTGCGATTCCGCTAGACCGCAGCCTGACGCGGGACATCTACCTGGTCACGCGCGAGCCGCCCAATTTCTCTGCCGCGGCGGCGGCGCTGTTCGACTTCATCCAGGATCATCCGCCCGACACGGCGCCGCGCACGCGTAAGTGCTAG